A genomic region of Macaca mulatta isolate MMU2019108-1 chromosome 5, T2T-MMU8v2.0, whole genome shotgun sequence contains the following coding sequences:
- the LOC114678374 gene encoding large ribosomal subunit protein eL37, protein MTKGTSSFGKRRNKTHTLCRRCGSKAYHLQKSTCGKCGYPAKRKRKYNWSAKAKRRNTTGTGRMRHLKIVYRRFRHGFREGTTPKPKRAAVAASSSS, encoded by the coding sequence ATGACGAAGGGAACGTCATCGTTTGGAAAGCGTCGCAATAAGACGCACACATTGTGCCGCCGCTGTGGCTCTAAGGCCTACCACCTTCAGAAGTCGACCTGTGGCAAATGTGGCTACCCTGCCAAGCGCAAGAGAAAGTATAACTGGAGTGCCAAGGCTAAAAGACGAAATACCACCGGAACTGGTCGAATGAGGCACCTAAAAATTGTATACCGCAGATTCAGGCATGGATTCCGTGAAGGAACAACACCTAAACCCAAGAGGGCAGCTGTTGCAGCATCTAGCTCATCTTAA